The following are from one region of the Salminus brasiliensis chromosome 14, fSalBra1.hap2, whole genome shotgun sequence genome:
- the myt1a gene encoding myelin transcription factor 1 isoform X2 encodes MSQDTEEKRTRTRSKGIRVPLELVGQEYSCPTPGCDGLGHVSGKYARHRSALGCPLAKKRKLQEAEESQAASKKKPNPLKLAMDDGFNADSDTNSEAEPKDEATESDEETAEKEVEPKKKEDASERLAVAPSEKSSQVEDEEKNTAVQEIPVPEPEEEPKKEQIETTPIQHVTMETESAEGLQVAEEIQAGEDEDGEGGEEMTDEERMTQQLKVAEEPMQMVEVEDCEDEEEPDEEGEEGQCLSQKNNSDHQYFSGDFNKVQAKESEAKTNCPEDDVDEEEEEEEDEEQTKPDHSPIVLATSFPTQVSEPDVVMNCIEKLDAPLSEDEEDEEEEEDDDEEEEEEEVEEVPNKASPTVVIELHSEGDDEENEEEEEDEGEEEVEEAEDEEMDSMSHRSEVTDESETYDMTRGNLGLLEQAIALKAEQIGRSSEESLSPEQQSYHSSDDRSSKMPDHAARRGYYSKDGSRSEKKEVKCPTPGCDGTGHVTGLYPHHRSLSGCPHKDRVPPEILAMHENVLKCPTPGCNGQGHVNSNRNTHRSLSGCPIAAAGKHSKIYEKPSQAQPSVSEQSVGGSNSDRVLRPMCFVKQLEIPQYGSYRPNVVPATPRANLAKELEKYSKVSFDYASFDVQVFGKRMLAPKMPTSETSPKAFKSKPFPKASSPSQSLSGSYAKSSSSSTSSGYDYSHDAEAAHMAATAILNLSTRCWERPENISTKLPEQASKDMDIEVDENGTLDLSMKKPKREGVRSPDPSSSSSSFSQQHGVTSPNSGHTYKVEEWEAPLDYTKTSRQKEEEPEEVDYTIQSHTSSDAEDDDVTQESLEDRKYPGEVTTSSFKVKLQPKDTKKELLLCPTPGCDGSGHITGNYASHRSLSGCPLADKSLRTLMAAHTGELKCPTPGCDGSGHITGNYASHRSLSGCPRAKKGAVKTTPTKDDKEDSELIKCPVPGCDSLGHISGKYATHRSAYGCPLAARRQKEGLLNGTPFSWKSFKTEGPTCPTPGCDGSGHANGSFLTHRSLSGCPRASANKKRARFPGDDYISKKFRASDVLDNDEDIKQLNKEICELNESNSEMEADMANLHTQISSMEKNLKNMQEENKLIEEKNEALFIELSGLSQALIRSLANVRLPQMEPISEQNFDTYVDTLTHMFSNKECYQNPENRALLESINQAVKGIEV; translated from the exons ATGAGCCAAGacacagaagagaagaggacaCGGACTCGCTCAAAGGGCATCAGAG TTCCTCTTGAGCTTGTGGGACAAGAGTACAG ctGCCCCACTCCTGGATGTGATGGTTTGGGCCACGTCAGTGGAAAATATGCTCGACACAGAAG TGCACTGGGTTGCCCGTTGGCCAAGAAAAGGAAACTCCAAGAGGCTGAAGAGAGCCAGGCAGCTTCGAAAAAGAAGCCCAATCCCTTGAAGCTGGCAATGGATGATGGATTCAATGCAGACAGTGACACAAACAGTGAGGCTGAACCAAAGGATGAAGCCACAGAGTCAGACGAGGAGACAGCAGAGAAAGAGGTGGAGCCTAAGAAGAAGGAGGATGCATCAGAGCGATTGGCTG TTGCTCCTTCTGAAAAATCTTCACAAGTTGAAGATGAAGAGAAAAACACAGCAGTCCAAGAAATTCCTGTCCCAGAGCCTGAAGAGGAACCTAAGAAAGAGCAGATTGAGACCACACCTATCCAACATGTCACAATGGAGACTGAAAGTGCTGAGGGGCTTCAAGTTGCTGAAGAGATCCAGGCTGGAGAAGATGAGgatggagagggaggagaggagatgacaGATGAAGAGAGGATGACACAGCAACTAAAAGTTGCAGAGGAACCCATGCAGATGGTAGAAGTAGAGGACTGTGAAGATGAAGAGGAGCCTGACGAGGAAGGTGAGGAGGGCCAGTGCTTAAGTCAAAAGAACAATTCGGACCACCAATACTTTAGCGGGGACTTCAACAAAGTCCAGGCCAAAGAAAGTGAGGCAAAGACAAACTGTCCAGAAGATGACGtggatgaagaagaggaggaggaggaggacgaagaGCAAACAAAGCCTGACCACTCCCCCATCGTACTGGCGACCAGCTTTCCAACTCAAGTATCAGAACCAGATGTCGTGATGAACTGCATTGAAAAGCTAGATGCTCCCTTATCCGAGGACgaggaggatgaagaagaagaggaggatgatgacgaagaagaagaagaagaagaagtagaagaggTGCCCAACAAAGCCTCGCCCACAGTGGTCATCGAGTTGCATTCTGAAGGAGATGACGAAGAGaatgaggaagaagaagaggatgaaggagaagaagaagtggAGGAAGCAGAAGATGAGGAGATGGACAGCATGTCTCACAGGTCAGAGGTCACGGACGAGTCCGAGACGTACGACATGACGCGGGGGAACCTAGGGCTGCTGGAGCAGGCCATTGCGCTGAAGGCCGAGCAGATTGGACGCAGCTCAGAAGAAAGCCTCTCCCCAGAGCAGCAGAGCTACCACAGTTCAGATGACAGAAGCAGCAAAATGCCAGACCATGCAGCACGCAGGGGATACTACAGCAAAG ACGGTTCCAGATCAGAGAAAAAGGAAGTGAAGTGTCCCACCCCAGGATGTGATGGCACAGGTCATGTGACCGGTCTGTATCCTCACCACCGGAGCCTTTCTGGGTGCCCGCATAAGGACAGGGTTCCGCCTGAAA TCTTGGCCATGCATGAGAACGTGCTGAAATGTCCGACACCTGGGTGCAATGGCCAAGGCCATGTCAACAGCAACCGCAACACCCACCGCAG tTTATCTGGCTGCCCGATCGCTGCCGCAGGTAAACATTCAAAGATTTACGAGAAGCCATCTCAGGCCCAGCCCTCAGTCAGCGAGCAGTCTGTTGGAGGCTCTAACTCAGACAGAGTGCTCAG GCCCATGTGTTTTGTGAAGCAGTTGGAGATCCCTCAGTACGGTAGCTACAGGCCTAATGTGGTGCCAGCCACTCCTCGAGCCAACCTGGCAAAGGAGCTGGAGAAGTACTCCAAGGTGTCCTTTGACTATGCAAGCTTTGACGTGCAGGTGTTTGGCAAGCGCATGCTTGCCCCAAAGATGCCCACCAGCGAAACCTCACCTAAAGCCTTCAAAT CAAAACCATTCCCAAAAGCTTCCTCCCCAAGCCAGAGCCTATCTGGAAGCTATGCCAAGagcagctcctcctccacttCCAGTGGATACGACTACTCCCACGATGCCGAGGCTGCTCACATGGCCGCCACTGCCATCCTCAACCTGTCCACGCGCTGCTGGGAGAGACCAGAGAACATCAGCACCAAGCTTCCGGAGCAGGCCAGCAAG GACATGGATATCGAGGTTGATGAGAATGGTACCCTGGACCTCAGCATGAAGAAGCCCAAGAGAGAGGGTGTGAGGTCACCTGACCCttcttcctcatcctcatcttTCTCACAACAGCATGGAGTCACCTCACCTAACTCTGGCCACACCTACAAAGTGGAGGAGTGGGAGGCGCCTCTGGACTATACCAAGACAAGCCggcagaaggaggaggagcctGAGGAG GTGGATTACACCATACAGTCCCACACATCCTCTGATGCAGAAGATGATGATGTCACGCAAGAGAGTCTGGAGGACAGAAAGTACCCTGGTGAAGTCACAACTTCCAGCTTCAAAGTCAAGCTCCAACCCAAAGACACCAAGAAAGAGCTCCTGCT ATGTCCCACCCCAGGATGTGATGGCAGTGGTCACATAACAGGCAACTATGCATCTCACCGCAG TCTCTCTGGGTGTCCTCTTGCTGATAAAAGTCTTCGGACCCTCATGGCTGCCCACACTGGTGAACTCAA ATGTCCCACACCAGGGTGCGACGGATCAGGACACATCACTGGAAACTACGCCTCACACAGAAG TTTATCTGGATGCCCTCGTGCCAAGAAAGGAGCAGTCAAAACAACCCCCACCAAGGATGACAAAGAAGATTCAGAGCTGATCAA GTGTCCTGTGCCTGGCTGTGACAGTCTGGGTCATATCAGTGGGAAGTATGCCACCCATCGCAGTGCCTATGGCTGCCCGCTGGCTGCACGGAGGCAGAAGGAGGGCCTGCTGAACGGGACACCTTTCTCCTGGAAGTCATTCAAGACGGAGGGCCCCACATGTCCCACCCCGGGATGTGATGGCTCTGGCCATGCAAACGGCAGCTTCCTCACACACCGCAG CCTATCAGGTTGCCCTCGAGCTTCTGCCAACAAGAAAAGAGCGAGGTTCCCAGGGGACGACTACATCAGCAAGAAATTCAGGGCGAGCGATG TTCTTGATAATGATGAAgacataaagcagctgaacaaaGAGATCTGTGAACTCAACGAGTCCAACTCGGAGATGGAGGCAGACATGgccaacctacacacacag ATCTCATCAATGGAGAAGAACCTGAAGAACATGCAGGAGGAAAACAAACTCATTGAAGAGAAAAACGAGGCTCTGTTCATTGAGCTGTCTGGACTGAGCCAGGCGCTTATCCGCAGCTTGGCCAACGTCCGTCTCCCACAGATG GAGCCCATCAGCGAGCAGAACTTTGACACCTACGTGGACACTCTAACCCACATGTTCTCAAACAAAGAGTGCTACCAGAACCCGGAGAACCGAGCCTTGCTGGAATCCATCAACCAAGCCGTCAAAGGCATAGAGGTGTAA
- the myt1a gene encoding myelin transcription factor 1 isoform X3, translating to MSQDTEEKRTRTRSKGIRVPLELVGQEYSCPTPGCDGLGHVSGKYARHRSALGCPLAKKRKLQEAEESQAASKKKPNPLKLAMDDGFNADSDTNSEAEPKDEATESDEETAEKEVEPKKKEDASERLAVAPSEKSSQVEDEEKNTAVQEIPVPEPEEEPKKEQIETTPIQHVTMETESAEGLQVAEEIQAGEDEDGEGGEEMTDEERMTQQLKVAEEPMQMVEVEDCEDEEEPDEEGEEGQCLSQKNNSDHQYFSGDFNKVQAKESEAKTNCPEDDVDEEEEEEEDEEQTKPDHSPIVLATSFPTQVSEPDVVMNCIEKLDAPLSEDEEDEEEEEDDDEEEEEEEVEEVPNKASPTVVIELHSEGDDEENEEEEEDEGEEEVEEAEDEEMDSMSHRSEVTDESETYDMTRGNLGLLEQAIALKAEQIGRSSEESLSPEQQSYHSSDDRSSKMPDHAARRGYYSKDGSRSEKKEVKCPTPGCDGTGHVTGLYPHHRSLSGCPHKDRVPPEILAMHENVLKCPTPGCNGQGHVNSNRNTHRSLSGCPIAAAGKHSKIYEKPSQAQPSVSEQSVGGSNSDRVLRPMCFVKQLEIPQYGSYRPNVVPATPRANLAKELEKYSKVSFDYASFDVQVFGKRMLAPKMPTSETSPKAFKSSSPSQSLSGSYAKSSSSSTSSGYDYSHDAEAAHMAATAILNLSTRCWERPENISTKLPEQASKDMDIEVDENGTLDLSMKKPKREGVRSPDPSSSSSSFSQQHGVTSPNSGHTYKVEEWEAPLDYTKTSRQKEEEPEEVDYTIQSHTSSDAEDDDVTQESLEDRKYPGEVTTSSFKVKLQPKDTKKELLLCPTPGCDGSGHITGNYASHRSLSGCPLADKSLRTLMAAHTGELKCPTPGCDGSGHITGNYASHRSLSGCPRAKKGAVKTTPTKDDKEDSELIKCPVPGCDSLGHISGKYATHRSAYGCPLAARRQKEGLLNGTPFSWKSFKTEGPTCPTPGCDGSGHANGSFLTHRSLSGCPRASANKKRARFPGDDYISKKFRASDVLDNDEDIKQLNKEICELNESNSEMEADMANLHTQISSMEKNLKNMQEENKLIEEKNEALFIELSGLSQALIRSLANVRLPQMQEPISEQNFDTYVDTLTHMFSNKECYQNPENRALLESINQAVKGIEV from the exons ATGAGCCAAGacacagaagagaagaggacaCGGACTCGCTCAAAGGGCATCAGAG TTCCTCTTGAGCTTGTGGGACAAGAGTACAG ctGCCCCACTCCTGGATGTGATGGTTTGGGCCACGTCAGTGGAAAATATGCTCGACACAGAAG TGCACTGGGTTGCCCGTTGGCCAAGAAAAGGAAACTCCAAGAGGCTGAAGAGAGCCAGGCAGCTTCGAAAAAGAAGCCCAATCCCTTGAAGCTGGCAATGGATGATGGATTCAATGCAGACAGTGACACAAACAGTGAGGCTGAACCAAAGGATGAAGCCACAGAGTCAGACGAGGAGACAGCAGAGAAAGAGGTGGAGCCTAAGAAGAAGGAGGATGCATCAGAGCGATTGGCTG TTGCTCCTTCTGAAAAATCTTCACAAGTTGAAGATGAAGAGAAAAACACAGCAGTCCAAGAAATTCCTGTCCCAGAGCCTGAAGAGGAACCTAAGAAAGAGCAGATTGAGACCACACCTATCCAACATGTCACAATGGAGACTGAAAGTGCTGAGGGGCTTCAAGTTGCTGAAGAGATCCAGGCTGGAGAAGATGAGgatggagagggaggagaggagatgacaGATGAAGAGAGGATGACACAGCAACTAAAAGTTGCAGAGGAACCCATGCAGATGGTAGAAGTAGAGGACTGTGAAGATGAAGAGGAGCCTGACGAGGAAGGTGAGGAGGGCCAGTGCTTAAGTCAAAAGAACAATTCGGACCACCAATACTTTAGCGGGGACTTCAACAAAGTCCAGGCCAAAGAAAGTGAGGCAAAGACAAACTGTCCAGAAGATGACGtggatgaagaagaggaggaggaggaggacgaagaGCAAACAAAGCCTGACCACTCCCCCATCGTACTGGCGACCAGCTTTCCAACTCAAGTATCAGAACCAGATGTCGTGATGAACTGCATTGAAAAGCTAGATGCTCCCTTATCCGAGGACgaggaggatgaagaagaagaggaggatgatgacgaagaagaagaagaagaagaagtagaagaggTGCCCAACAAAGCCTCGCCCACAGTGGTCATCGAGTTGCATTCTGAAGGAGATGACGAAGAGaatgaggaagaagaagaggatgaaggagaagaagaagtggAGGAAGCAGAAGATGAGGAGATGGACAGCATGTCTCACAGGTCAGAGGTCACGGACGAGTCCGAGACGTACGACATGACGCGGGGGAACCTAGGGCTGCTGGAGCAGGCCATTGCGCTGAAGGCCGAGCAGATTGGACGCAGCTCAGAAGAAAGCCTCTCCCCAGAGCAGCAGAGCTACCACAGTTCAGATGACAGAAGCAGCAAAATGCCAGACCATGCAGCACGCAGGGGATACTACAGCAAAG ACGGTTCCAGATCAGAGAAAAAGGAAGTGAAGTGTCCCACCCCAGGATGTGATGGCACAGGTCATGTGACCGGTCTGTATCCTCACCACCGGAGCCTTTCTGGGTGCCCGCATAAGGACAGGGTTCCGCCTGAAA TCTTGGCCATGCATGAGAACGTGCTGAAATGTCCGACACCTGGGTGCAATGGCCAAGGCCATGTCAACAGCAACCGCAACACCCACCGCAG tTTATCTGGCTGCCCGATCGCTGCCGCAGGTAAACATTCAAAGATTTACGAGAAGCCATCTCAGGCCCAGCCCTCAGTCAGCGAGCAGTCTGTTGGAGGCTCTAACTCAGACAGAGTGCTCAG GCCCATGTGTTTTGTGAAGCAGTTGGAGATCCCTCAGTACGGTAGCTACAGGCCTAATGTGGTGCCAGCCACTCCTCGAGCCAACCTGGCAAAGGAGCTGGAGAAGTACTCCAAGGTGTCCTTTGACTATGCAAGCTTTGACGTGCAGGTGTTTGGCAAGCGCATGCTTGCCCCAAAGATGCCCACCAGCGAAACCTCACCTAAAGCCTTCAAAT CTTCCTCCCCAAGCCAGAGCCTATCTGGAAGCTATGCCAAGagcagctcctcctccacttCCAGTGGATACGACTACTCCCACGATGCCGAGGCTGCTCACATGGCCGCCACTGCCATCCTCAACCTGTCCACGCGCTGCTGGGAGAGACCAGAGAACATCAGCACCAAGCTTCCGGAGCAGGCCAGCAAG GACATGGATATCGAGGTTGATGAGAATGGTACCCTGGACCTCAGCATGAAGAAGCCCAAGAGAGAGGGTGTGAGGTCACCTGACCCttcttcctcatcctcatcttTCTCACAACAGCATGGAGTCACCTCACCTAACTCTGGCCACACCTACAAAGTGGAGGAGTGGGAGGCGCCTCTGGACTATACCAAGACAAGCCggcagaaggaggaggagcctGAGGAG GTGGATTACACCATACAGTCCCACACATCCTCTGATGCAGAAGATGATGATGTCACGCAAGAGAGTCTGGAGGACAGAAAGTACCCTGGTGAAGTCACAACTTCCAGCTTCAAAGTCAAGCTCCAACCCAAAGACACCAAGAAAGAGCTCCTGCT ATGTCCCACCCCAGGATGTGATGGCAGTGGTCACATAACAGGCAACTATGCATCTCACCGCAG TCTCTCTGGGTGTCCTCTTGCTGATAAAAGTCTTCGGACCCTCATGGCTGCCCACACTGGTGAACTCAA ATGTCCCACACCAGGGTGCGACGGATCAGGACACATCACTGGAAACTACGCCTCACACAGAAG TTTATCTGGATGCCCTCGTGCCAAGAAAGGAGCAGTCAAAACAACCCCCACCAAGGATGACAAAGAAGATTCAGAGCTGATCAA GTGTCCTGTGCCTGGCTGTGACAGTCTGGGTCATATCAGTGGGAAGTATGCCACCCATCGCAGTGCCTATGGCTGCCCGCTGGCTGCACGGAGGCAGAAGGAGGGCCTGCTGAACGGGACACCTTTCTCCTGGAAGTCATTCAAGACGGAGGGCCCCACATGTCCCACCCCGGGATGTGATGGCTCTGGCCATGCAAACGGCAGCTTCCTCACACACCGCAG CCTATCAGGTTGCCCTCGAGCTTCTGCCAACAAGAAAAGAGCGAGGTTCCCAGGGGACGACTACATCAGCAAGAAATTCAGGGCGAGCGATG TTCTTGATAATGATGAAgacataaagcagctgaacaaaGAGATCTGTGAACTCAACGAGTCCAACTCGGAGATGGAGGCAGACATGgccaacctacacacacag ATCTCATCAATGGAGAAGAACCTGAAGAACATGCAGGAGGAAAACAAACTCATTGAAGAGAAAAACGAGGCTCTGTTCATTGAGCTGTCTGGACTGAGCCAGGCGCTTATCCGCAGCTTGGCCAACGTCCGTCTCCCACAGATG CAGGAGCCCATCAGCGAGCAGAACTTTGACACCTACGTGGACACTCTAACCCACATGTTCTCAAACAAAGAGTGCTACCAGAACCCGGAGAACCGAGCCTTGCTGGAATCCATCAACCAAGCCGTCAAAGGCATAGAGGTGTAA
- the myt1a gene encoding myelin transcription factor 1 isoform X1, whose product MSQDTEEKRTRTRSKGIRVPLELVGQEYSCPTPGCDGLGHVSGKYARHRSALGCPLAKKRKLQEAEESQAASKKKPNPLKLAMDDGFNADSDTNSEAEPKDEATESDEETAEKEVEPKKKEDASERLAVAPSEKSSQVEDEEKNTAVQEIPVPEPEEEPKKEQIETTPIQHVTMETESAEGLQVAEEIQAGEDEDGEGGEEMTDEERMTQQLKVAEEPMQMVEVEDCEDEEEPDEEGEEGQCLSQKNNSDHQYFSGDFNKVQAKESEAKTNCPEDDVDEEEEEEEDEEQTKPDHSPIVLATSFPTQVSEPDVVMNCIEKLDAPLSEDEEDEEEEEDDDEEEEEEEVEEVPNKASPTVVIELHSEGDDEENEEEEEDEGEEEVEEAEDEEMDSMSHRSEVTDESETYDMTRGNLGLLEQAIALKAEQIGRSSEESLSPEQQSYHSSDDRSSKMPDHAARRGYYSKDGSRSEKKEVKCPTPGCDGTGHVTGLYPHHRSLSGCPHKDRVPPEILAMHENVLKCPTPGCNGQGHVNSNRNTHRSLSGCPIAAAGKHSKIYEKPSQAQPSVSEQSVGGSNSDRVLRPMCFVKQLEIPQYGSYRPNVVPATPRANLAKELEKYSKVSFDYASFDVQVFGKRMLAPKMPTSETSPKAFKSKPFPKASSPSQSLSGSYAKSSSSSTSSGYDYSHDAEAAHMAATAILNLSTRCWERPENISTKLPEQASKDMDIEVDENGTLDLSMKKPKREGVRSPDPSSSSSSFSQQHGVTSPNSGHTYKVEEWEAPLDYTKTSRQKEEEPEEVDYTIQSHTSSDAEDDDVTQESLEDRKYPGEVTTSSFKVKLQPKDTKKELLLCPTPGCDGSGHITGNYASHRSLSGCPLADKSLRTLMAAHTGELKCPTPGCDGSGHITGNYASHRSLSGCPRAKKGAVKTTPTKDDKEDSELIKCPVPGCDSLGHISGKYATHRSAYGCPLAARRQKEGLLNGTPFSWKSFKTEGPTCPTPGCDGSGHANGSFLTHRSLSGCPRASANKKRARFPGDDYISKKFRASDVLDNDEDIKQLNKEICELNESNSEMEADMANLHTQISSMEKNLKNMQEENKLIEEKNEALFIELSGLSQALIRSLANVRLPQMQEPISEQNFDTYVDTLTHMFSNKECYQNPENRALLESINQAVKGIEV is encoded by the exons ATGAGCCAAGacacagaagagaagaggacaCGGACTCGCTCAAAGGGCATCAGAG TTCCTCTTGAGCTTGTGGGACAAGAGTACAG ctGCCCCACTCCTGGATGTGATGGTTTGGGCCACGTCAGTGGAAAATATGCTCGACACAGAAG TGCACTGGGTTGCCCGTTGGCCAAGAAAAGGAAACTCCAAGAGGCTGAAGAGAGCCAGGCAGCTTCGAAAAAGAAGCCCAATCCCTTGAAGCTGGCAATGGATGATGGATTCAATGCAGACAGTGACACAAACAGTGAGGCTGAACCAAAGGATGAAGCCACAGAGTCAGACGAGGAGACAGCAGAGAAAGAGGTGGAGCCTAAGAAGAAGGAGGATGCATCAGAGCGATTGGCTG TTGCTCCTTCTGAAAAATCTTCACAAGTTGAAGATGAAGAGAAAAACACAGCAGTCCAAGAAATTCCTGTCCCAGAGCCTGAAGAGGAACCTAAGAAAGAGCAGATTGAGACCACACCTATCCAACATGTCACAATGGAGACTGAAAGTGCTGAGGGGCTTCAAGTTGCTGAAGAGATCCAGGCTGGAGAAGATGAGgatggagagggaggagaggagatgacaGATGAAGAGAGGATGACACAGCAACTAAAAGTTGCAGAGGAACCCATGCAGATGGTAGAAGTAGAGGACTGTGAAGATGAAGAGGAGCCTGACGAGGAAGGTGAGGAGGGCCAGTGCTTAAGTCAAAAGAACAATTCGGACCACCAATACTTTAGCGGGGACTTCAACAAAGTCCAGGCCAAAGAAAGTGAGGCAAAGACAAACTGTCCAGAAGATGACGtggatgaagaagaggaggaggaggaggacgaagaGCAAACAAAGCCTGACCACTCCCCCATCGTACTGGCGACCAGCTTTCCAACTCAAGTATCAGAACCAGATGTCGTGATGAACTGCATTGAAAAGCTAGATGCTCCCTTATCCGAGGACgaggaggatgaagaagaagaggaggatgatgacgaagaagaagaagaagaagaagtagaagaggTGCCCAACAAAGCCTCGCCCACAGTGGTCATCGAGTTGCATTCTGAAGGAGATGACGAAGAGaatgaggaagaagaagaggatgaaggagaagaagaagtggAGGAAGCAGAAGATGAGGAGATGGACAGCATGTCTCACAGGTCAGAGGTCACGGACGAGTCCGAGACGTACGACATGACGCGGGGGAACCTAGGGCTGCTGGAGCAGGCCATTGCGCTGAAGGCCGAGCAGATTGGACGCAGCTCAGAAGAAAGCCTCTCCCCAGAGCAGCAGAGCTACCACAGTTCAGATGACAGAAGCAGCAAAATGCCAGACCATGCAGCACGCAGGGGATACTACAGCAAAG ACGGTTCCAGATCAGAGAAAAAGGAAGTGAAGTGTCCCACCCCAGGATGTGATGGCACAGGTCATGTGACCGGTCTGTATCCTCACCACCGGAGCCTTTCTGGGTGCCCGCATAAGGACAGGGTTCCGCCTGAAA TCTTGGCCATGCATGAGAACGTGCTGAAATGTCCGACACCTGGGTGCAATGGCCAAGGCCATGTCAACAGCAACCGCAACACCCACCGCAG tTTATCTGGCTGCCCGATCGCTGCCGCAGGTAAACATTCAAAGATTTACGAGAAGCCATCTCAGGCCCAGCCCTCAGTCAGCGAGCAGTCTGTTGGAGGCTCTAACTCAGACAGAGTGCTCAG GCCCATGTGTTTTGTGAAGCAGTTGGAGATCCCTCAGTACGGTAGCTACAGGCCTAATGTGGTGCCAGCCACTCCTCGAGCCAACCTGGCAAAGGAGCTGGAGAAGTACTCCAAGGTGTCCTTTGACTATGCAAGCTTTGACGTGCAGGTGTTTGGCAAGCGCATGCTTGCCCCAAAGATGCCCACCAGCGAAACCTCACCTAAAGCCTTCAAAT CAAAACCATTCCCAAAAGCTTCCTCCCCAAGCCAGAGCCTATCTGGAAGCTATGCCAAGagcagctcctcctccacttCCAGTGGATACGACTACTCCCACGATGCCGAGGCTGCTCACATGGCCGCCACTGCCATCCTCAACCTGTCCACGCGCTGCTGGGAGAGACCAGAGAACATCAGCACCAAGCTTCCGGAGCAGGCCAGCAAG GACATGGATATCGAGGTTGATGAGAATGGTACCCTGGACCTCAGCATGAAGAAGCCCAAGAGAGAGGGTGTGAGGTCACCTGACCCttcttcctcatcctcatcttTCTCACAACAGCATGGAGTCACCTCACCTAACTCTGGCCACACCTACAAAGTGGAGGAGTGGGAGGCGCCTCTGGACTATACCAAGACAAGCCggcagaaggaggaggagcctGAGGAG GTGGATTACACCATACAGTCCCACACATCCTCTGATGCAGAAGATGATGATGTCACGCAAGAGAGTCTGGAGGACAGAAAGTACCCTGGTGAAGTCACAACTTCCAGCTTCAAAGTCAAGCTCCAACCCAAAGACACCAAGAAAGAGCTCCTGCT ATGTCCCACCCCAGGATGTGATGGCAGTGGTCACATAACAGGCAACTATGCATCTCACCGCAG TCTCTCTGGGTGTCCTCTTGCTGATAAAAGTCTTCGGACCCTCATGGCTGCCCACACTGGTGAACTCAA ATGTCCCACACCAGGGTGCGACGGATCAGGACACATCACTGGAAACTACGCCTCACACAGAAG TTTATCTGGATGCCCTCGTGCCAAGAAAGGAGCAGTCAAAACAACCCCCACCAAGGATGACAAAGAAGATTCAGAGCTGATCAA GTGTCCTGTGCCTGGCTGTGACAGTCTGGGTCATATCAGTGGGAAGTATGCCACCCATCGCAGTGCCTATGGCTGCCCGCTGGCTGCACGGAGGCAGAAGGAGGGCCTGCTGAACGGGACACCTTTCTCCTGGAAGTCATTCAAGACGGAGGGCCCCACATGTCCCACCCCGGGATGTGATGGCTCTGGCCATGCAAACGGCAGCTTCCTCACACACCGCAG CCTATCAGGTTGCCCTCGAGCTTCTGCCAACAAGAAAAGAGCGAGGTTCCCAGGGGACGACTACATCAGCAAGAAATTCAGGGCGAGCGATG TTCTTGATAATGATGAAgacataaagcagctgaacaaaGAGATCTGTGAACTCAACGAGTCCAACTCGGAGATGGAGGCAGACATGgccaacctacacacacag ATCTCATCAATGGAGAAGAACCTGAAGAACATGCAGGAGGAAAACAAACTCATTGAAGAGAAAAACGAGGCTCTGTTCATTGAGCTGTCTGGACTGAGCCAGGCGCTTATCCGCAGCTTGGCCAACGTCCGTCTCCCACAGATG CAGGAGCCCATCAGCGAGCAGAACTTTGACACCTACGTGGACACTCTAACCCACATGTTCTCAAACAAAGAGTGCTACCAGAACCCGGAGAACCGAGCCTTGCTGGAATCCATCAACCAAGCCGTCAAAGGCATAGAGGTGTAA